In Deinococcus planocerae, a single genomic region encodes these proteins:
- a CDS encoding acyl-CoA thioesterase: MRLQIPDADVLWDSLPHARRHEMEVTVGPGDLDDLHHVNNTVYLAWCEGVARAHALRLGMGTDALIALGAVPVARQHTIVYHRPAYLGDRVRVRTALTVTGGVRSVRAYALDRLGEDGQETRLAECETEWVWVDPGSGRPKRTPAEVVRAFGF, translated from the coding sequence TTGAGGCTCCAGATTCCGGACGCGGACGTGCTGTGGGACTCGCTCCCGCACGCCCGGCGGCACGAGATGGAGGTCACGGTGGGCCCCGGCGACCTCGACGACCTCCACCACGTCAACAACACGGTGTACCTCGCGTGGTGCGAAGGCGTGGCCCGCGCCCACGCCCTGCGGCTGGGGATGGGCACGGACGCCCTGATCGCCCTGGGGGCCGTGCCCGTCGCCCGGCAGCACACCATCGTCTACCACCGCCCGGCGTACCTGGGGGACCGGGTGCGCGTCCGCACGGCGCTCACCGTGACGGGGGGCGTGCGGAGCGTGCGCGCCTACGCCCTCGACCGCCTCGGCGAGGACGGGCAGGAGACCCGCCTCGCCGAGTGCGAGACCGAGTGGGTGTGGGTGGACCCGGGCAGCGGGAGGCCTAAGCGGACTCCGGCGGAGGTCGTGCGAGCCTTCGGGTTCTAG
- a CDS encoding vWA domain-containing protein has protein sequence MRRVSVLTLLLAGGLAHAGPSCTLPAGPLPTQTRAVFILDTSGSMRGIGDGKADIFGRVKAAVNRYVRGARPDQVEVVTFDTGPRPARGYTLPGEAARWNADLAALRADGRNTYLYRSVARALAPLTARERYATTVFILTDGIDNDPDARQNPARALAAFRGRGPLDTLHYVALGTQIPAAARAALGASGYGDGLTVPVGQVPDLGRLGGGVLTVRDPQQVPVPFPDGAALTLAAGEAADRVSLPDGRVTDGAVRLNVAGRLPPGTPALLCAQTAGGQVRRVLLRLNVTPAPGLTWLNPGADRTLAPGETVTLRYRLEEAADAALRPTPGLRGEVVRLPGGRELGVRLTNVGLEPGREVTPVLTFAGGRGVPLAGVTAAGGGGAALPQPTSPAPPSGPASPNSSGPQGRGRLQPWLLAGLLGLLALGGLALLLLARRRRSHARPRRPSPTAARPVPTPAPPTVEGLQYREDRTLALAHADGLVTGVSTPLGGPFDLGQVGRVPHLSGLRFEQAQGGLRVLRVPADLEVSQGARLLEAGDVIRPGTLLGVAVARPARSPWPPLGTLVGLGLPLRLRADGGTLHVVGPYGDHALTLPPGVTDLGEAFGAPVLAGLKLTRSGAHILLADVPASLAVRRAADGLPLRPGTHLPPEAHLDLPGEG, from the coding sequence ATGCGCCGCGTTTCCGTCCTCACCCTCCTGCTCGCGGGGGGCCTCGCCCACGCCGGGCCGAGCTGCACCCTGCCTGCCGGGCCGCTGCCGACCCAGACCCGCGCCGTGTTCATCCTCGACACGAGCGGGAGTATGCGCGGAATCGGGGACGGGAAGGCCGACATCTTCGGGCGGGTGAAGGCGGCGGTGAACCGGTATGTGCGGGGGGCGAGGCCCGATCAGGTCGAAGTCGTCACCTTCGACACCGGGCCGCGTCCGGCGCGAGGCTACACGCTGCCGGGGGAGGCCGCCCGCTGGAACGCCGACCTCGCCGCGCTGCGGGCGGACGGGCGCAACACGTACCTCTACCGGAGCGTGGCCCGGGCTCTGGCGCCGCTGACCGCCCGCGAGCGGTACGCGACGACCGTCTTTATCCTCACCGACGGCATCGACAACGACCCCGACGCGAGGCAGAACCCGGCCCGCGCCCTCGCCGCCTTCCGGGGACGGGGCCCCCTCGACACGCTGCACTACGTGGCCCTGGGGACCCAGATTCCCGCCGCCGCCCGCGCCGCGCTGGGAGCGAGCGGCTACGGGGACGGGCTGACGGTGCCGGTCGGGCAGGTGCCGGACCTGGGCCGCCTGGGAGGGGGGGTGCTCACGGTCCGAGACCCGCAGCAGGTGCCCGTTCCCTTTCCGGACGGGGCGGCCCTCACCCTCGCCGCGGGGGAGGCCGCAGACCGGGTGAGTCTCCCGGACGGACGGGTGACGGACGGCGCGGTGCGGTTGAACGTCGCAGGTCGTCTCCCGCCCGGCACGCCCGCTCTGCTCTGCGCGCAGACCGCCGGGGGGCAGGTGCGCCGGGTCCTCCTGCGCCTGAACGTGACTCCCGCGCCGGGGTTGACGTGGCTCAACCCCGGGGCCGACCGCACCCTCGCGCCCGGTGAGACGGTCACGCTGCGCTACCGGCTGGAGGAGGCCGCCGACGCCGCCCTGCGCCCCACGCCCGGCCTGAGGGGTGAGGTCGTGCGATTGCCGGGCGGGCGCGAACTCGGCGTGCGGCTGACGAACGTGGGGCTGGAGCCGGGACGTGAGGTCACGCCGGTCCTGACCTTCGCGGGGGGGCGCGGCGTTCCCCTGGCGGGCGTGACGGCAGCCGGGGGTGGGGGGGCAGCCCTTCCCCAGCCCACATCCCCGGCTCCGCCTTCCGGCCCGGCCTCCCCGAACAGCTCCGGTCCCCAGGGTCGGGGGCGCCTCCAGCCCTGGCTCCTCGCGGGGCTGCTCGGGCTGCTGGCGCTGGGTGGGCTCGCCCTGCTCCTGCTCGCCCGGCGCCGCCGTTCACATGCCCGCCCGCGCCGTCCGTCCCCGACCGCCGCGCGCCCTGTCCCAACTCCGGCTCCTCCCACCGTCGAGGGCCTCCAGTACCGCGAGGACCGCACGCTCGCCCTCGCCCACGCGGACGGGCTGGTCACGGGCGTCTCCACCCCGCTCGGCGGCCCCTTCGACCTCGGGCAGGTGGGGCGGGTGCCGCACCTCAGCGGGCTGCGGTTCGAACAGGCCCAGGGCGGCTTGCGGGTGCTGCGCGTGCCCGCCGACCTGGAGGTCAGCCAGGGGGCGAGGCTCCTGGAGGCGGGCGACGTGATCCGCCCCGGTACCCTGCTCGGCGTGGCGGTGGCGCGGCCCGCCCGCTCGCCGTGGCCGCCGCTGGGCACGCTGGTCGGGCTGGGGCTGCCGCTGCGGCTGCGCGCGGACGGGGGGACCCTGCACGTCGTCGGGCCGTACGGGGACCACGCCCTCACCCTGCCCCCCGGCGTCACCGACCTCGGGGAGGCGTTCGGGGCGCCCGTCCTGGCGGGGCTGAAGCTCACCCGCAGCGGCGCGCACATCCTGCTCGCCGACGTGCCCGCGTCCCTCGCGGTGCGGCGGGCGGCGGACGGTCTGCCCCTGCGGCCCGGCACCCACCTGCCCCCCGAGGCGCACCTCGACCTGCCGGGGGAGGGGTGA
- the mutS gene encoding DNA mismatch repair protein MutS produces MPVGVPQSVLKGTGSGVLPPMLEQYVALRDKHPEFLLLFQVGDFYETFGEDAERASRLLRIALTHKSSRDFSTPMAGVPVRALDHNVERLLAAGVRVAVADQIEEPGSGLVDRKVTQLLTPGTVTEERHLTADENYLAAVATGDGYALALLDVSTGEFRCAAFHTRTALYDELARHRAREVLLAPELSGNPALLADFQTRFPVMLSPANFDEEATRAELKETLGEVPGSLTSAALVRACGAVLGYARVTQQGRLEMVRRVVRFEPGAHMRLPDAAVRALEVFQAQAPQGMTLMDVLGETRTAGGRRRLRAWLRAPLLDELSIRARLDAVETLTRAADLRGALRALLYRAHDLERLAARVSTQRATPREVASLARTLDLLPEASRLLEAQDGLLGGIRARLGALPDVVTLIRAALVDDPPIRIGDGGLIRDGFHAELDGFRSEALGHRAWLAELETTERARTGIGSLKVGFNNVFGYYLEVSGPNLSKVPADYRQIATLKDRARFTRPDLREREREIARLETAAQRLEVEVFTDLRAGLAAHADALAEAAGAVAELDVIAALAEIAVERGWVRPQTVAGTEARLVQARHPVVERATGGRFVPNDAHLNDNRHTLLLTGPNMAGKSTYLRTVALCALLHQVGSFVPADHAELPVYDAIHTRIGASDDLAGGRSTFMVEMSELAGILHGATHRSLVILDEVGRGTSTLDGLAIAQAALEHLHATRAHTLFATHYFELTRLEADHPGLVNLHVAAEEDADAGGLTFYHQVIPGAARQSYGVEVARLAGLPAPVTTRAARLLTALNTGGDDRKLTRELATLDLSRLTPMQALEILHTWQREAQRAAEGEEKEVRSL; encoded by the coding sequence ATGCCGGTGGGTGTGCCGCAGAGCGTGTTGAAGGGGACGGGATCGGGGGTGTTGCCGCCGATGCTCGAACAGTACGTGGCGCTGCGCGACAAGCACCCCGAGTTCCTCCTCCTGTTTCAGGTCGGGGACTTCTACGAGACCTTCGGGGAAGACGCCGAGCGCGCCTCCCGGCTGCTGCGCATCGCGCTGACGCACAAGAGCAGCCGGGACTTCTCGACCCCGATGGCGGGCGTGCCCGTGCGGGCGCTTGACCACAACGTCGAGCGGCTCCTCGCGGCGGGCGTGCGGGTGGCCGTCGCCGACCAGATCGAAGAACCGGGCTCGGGCCTGGTGGACCGCAAGGTGACGCAACTGCTGACGCCCGGCACCGTGACCGAGGAGCGGCACCTCACCGCCGACGAGAACTACCTCGCGGCGGTGGCGACCGGGGACGGCTACGCCCTCGCGCTCCTCGACGTGTCCACGGGCGAGTTCCGCTGCGCCGCCTTCCATACCCGCACCGCCCTCTACGACGAACTCGCCCGGCACCGGGCCCGCGAGGTGCTCCTCGCGCCGGAGCTGTCGGGGAACCCCGCGCTCCTCGCCGACTTCCAGACGCGCTTTCCGGTCATGCTCTCGCCCGCCAACTTCGACGAGGAGGCGACCCGGGCGGAGTTGAAGGAGACGCTGGGCGAGGTGCCCGGCTCGCTGACGAGCGCGGCCCTGGTGCGGGCGTGCGGGGCGGTGCTCGGGTACGCCCGCGTGACCCAGCAGGGGCGGCTGGAGATGGTGCGCCGGGTGGTGCGCTTCGAGCCCGGCGCCCACATGCGGCTGCCCGACGCGGCGGTGCGGGCGCTGGAGGTCTTCCAGGCGCAAGCTCCCCAGGGCATGACCCTGATGGACGTGCTGGGCGAGACCCGCACGGCGGGCGGACGGCGGCGGCTGCGGGCGTGGCTGCGCGCGCCCCTCCTCGACGAACTCAGCATCCGGGCGCGGCTCGACGCCGTGGAGACGCTGACCCGCGCCGCCGACCTGCGGGGGGCGCTGCGGGCGCTGCTCTACCGGGCGCACGACCTCGAACGCCTCGCCGCCCGCGTCTCCACCCAGCGGGCCACCCCGCGCGAGGTCGCTTCTCTGGCCCGCACCCTCGACCTGCTGCCCGAGGCGTCGCGGCTGCTAGAGGCGCAAGACGGCCTCCTCGGCGGCATTCGCGCCCGGCTGGGGGCTCTGCCCGACGTGGTGACGCTCATCCGCGCCGCGCTCGTGGACGACCCGCCCATCCGCATCGGGGACGGCGGGCTGATCCGCGACGGCTTTCACGCCGAACTCGACGGGTTCCGGAGCGAGGCGCTCGGGCACCGCGCCTGGCTCGCCGAGCTGGAGACGACCGAGCGGGCCCGCACGGGCATCGGCAGCCTGAAGGTGGGCTTCAATAACGTCTTCGGCTACTACCTGGAGGTGAGCGGCCCGAACCTCAGCAAGGTCCCCGCCGACTACCGTCAGATTGCCACCCTCAAGGACCGCGCCCGCTTCACCCGCCCCGACCTGCGCGAGCGTGAGCGCGAGATCGCCCGGCTGGAAACGGCGGCACAGCGGCTGGAGGTGGAGGTCTTCACCGACCTGCGCGCGGGCCTCGCCGCCCACGCGGACGCGTTGGCGGAGGCGGCGGGCGCGGTCGCCGAACTCGACGTAATTGCCGCCCTTGCGGAAATCGCCGTTGAGCGCGGCTGGGTGCGGCCCCAGACGGTCGCGGGAACGGAGGCGCGGCTGGTGCAGGCCCGCCACCCCGTCGTCGAGCGGGCGACCGGGGGACGCTTCGTGCCGAACGACGCGCACCTGAACGACAACCGGCACACCCTCCTCCTGACCGGGCCGAACATGGCGGGCAAGAGCACGTACCTGCGCACGGTCGCTCTTTGCGCCCTCCTGCATCAGGTCGGCTCCTTCGTGCCCGCCGACCACGCCGAACTGCCCGTGTACGACGCCATCCACACCCGCATCGGGGCGAGCGACGACCTCGCGGGTGGGCGCAGCACCTTCATGGTCGAGATGAGCGAGCTGGCGGGTATCCTCCACGGGGCCACCCACCGCAGCCTCGTCATCCTCGACGAGGTGGGGCGCGGCACCTCCACCCTCGACGGCCTCGCCATCGCCCAGGCGGCCCTCGAACACCTGCACGCCACCCGGGCGCACACCTTGTTTGCCACCCACTATTTCGAGCTGACCCGGCTGGAGGCCGACCACCCCGGCCTCGTCAACCTCCACGTCGCCGCCGAGGAGGACGCGGACGCCGGGGGCCTCACCTTCTACCATCAGGTCATCCCCGGCGCGGCCCGGCAGTCTTACGGGGTGGAGGTCGCGCGGCTGGCGGGCTTGCCCGCGCCCGTGACGACCCGCGCGGCCCGGCTGCTCACTGCCCTGAACACCGGGGGCGACGACCGCAAGCTCACCCGTGAACTCGCCACCCTCGACCTCAGCCGCCTGACGCCGATGCAGGCTCTGGAGATTCTGCACACCTGGCAGCGGGAGGCGCAACGGGCCGCCGAGGGCGAGGAGAAGGAGGTCAGGAGCCTGTGA
- a CDS encoding 4a-hydroxytetrahydrobiopterin dehydratase, translating to MSYHPYDARMAFDRDRKLTDGDVQDLKPRGWWGDDGKLYRDFTFETYQAGVDFVVRVAALAEEQGHHPDIRLSYRRVRVNYFTYDAGGVTGLDIEGAHAVDRLAEAGQP from the coding sequence ATGAGTTACCACCCCTACGACGCGCGCATGGCCTTCGACCGGGACCGCAAGCTGACCGACGGCGACGTGCAGGACCTCAAGCCCCGGGGCTGGTGGGGCGACGACGGCAAGCTCTACCGCGACTTCACCTTCGAGACGTACCAGGCGGGGGTGGACTTCGTGGTGCGGGTGGCGGCGCTGGCCGAGGAGCAGGGGCACCACCCCGACATCCGGCTCTCCTACCGCCGGGTGCGGGTCAACTACTTCACCTACGACGCGGGCGGCGTGACGGGCCTCGACATCGAGGGGGCACACGCCGTCGACCGGCTGGCGGAGGCGGGCCAGCCTTGA
- the mutL gene encoding DNA mismatch repair endonuclease MutL, which translates to MTIRVLPPHVARLIAAGEVVSRPLDVVRELVENALDAGATRVEVEVEGGGLLLTRVRDNGAGIPADAVSLAPVRHATSKLEPEAGAVERVTTLGFRGEALWAAAQAGDLHLVTRPAAQVGAAEVFASGEDVTVRRTSAPAGTTVTVRDLFARLPARLRTQAPAAVEAREITALVGRYVLHHPGLHWRLTVDGEPRLTHAPADHRGAVASVYGPLSANRVLRVDTPGVCGVVSRPELTRARRDRMHFSINGRPVLAPPELERAVIEGFAELIPSGVAPLCVLDLRIAPEDHNPNVHPAKQVVALADLPGVAARVREAVTAALAAHPLARSAPSLIAPSEPQAAPTRGNFPELTLVGVYQELYLLAQGEGDLWVVDAHAAHERALYEHFTRALGSAPPVELPEPELLHLTPEQVARLHERGAELRAWGLVIEDFGAGLARLRALPAVLAALPVPRLHEEIVEAALGENPDSRRHVLARLACLPALKAGMLDGNRGEVVLASLSICEQPWSCPHGRPTTLRLSERDLAHAFGRRGVRDVARGRDTGNGQRVGPFRE; encoded by the coding sequence GTGACCATCCGTGTCCTCCCCCCCCACGTCGCCCGGCTGATCGCCGCGGGCGAGGTCGTCTCCCGCCCGCTCGACGTGGTGCGCGAACTCGTGGAGAACGCGCTCGACGCGGGGGCCACGCGCGTCGAGGTCGAGGTGGAGGGGGGCGGCCTCCTGCTGACGCGGGTGCGGGACAACGGGGCGGGCATTCCGGCGGACGCGGTCTCTCTCGCGCCCGTGCGGCACGCGACGAGCAAGCTGGAGCCGGAGGCGGGGGCGGTCGAGCGCGTGACGACGCTGGGCTTTCGGGGCGAGGCCCTGTGGGCGGCGGCGCAGGCGGGGGACCTCCATCTGGTGACGCGCCCGGCGGCGCAGGTCGGCGCGGCGGAGGTGTTCGCCTCGGGCGAGGACGTGACTGTGCGCCGCACCTCCGCCCCGGCGGGGACGACGGTGACGGTGCGGGATCTCTTCGCCCGTCTGCCCGCCCGGCTGCGCACCCAGGCCCCGGCGGCGGTCGAGGCGCGCGAGATCACGGCGCTCGTGGGGCGCTACGTCCTGCACCACCCCGGCCTCCACTGGCGGCTGACGGTGGACGGGGAGCCCCGCCTCACCCACGCGCCCGCCGACCACCGGGGCGCGGTGGCGAGCGTGTACGGGCCGCTGAGCGCGAACCGGGTGTTGCGGGTGGATACCCCCGGTGTGTGCGGCGTCGTCTCCCGACCCGAACTCACCCGCGCCCGCCGCGACCGGATGCACTTCAGCATCAACGGTCGGCCCGTGCTGGCCCCGCCCGAGCTGGAACGGGCCGTGATCGAAGGCTTCGCCGAACTCATCCCCTCGGGCGTCGCGCCGCTGTGCGTTCTCGACCTCCGCATCGCCCCCGAGGACCACAACCCGAACGTCCACCCGGCCAAGCAGGTCGTCGCCCTCGCCGATCTCCCCGGCGTGGCGGCCCGGGTGCGGGAGGCGGTGACGGCGGCCCTGGCCGCGCATCCCCTCGCCCGGAGCGCGCCCAGCCTGATCGCTCCGTCCGAGCCGCAGGCCGCGCCCACCCGGGGCAACTTCCCAGAACTCACGCTCGTCGGTGTCTATCAGGAGCTGTACCTCCTCGCCCAGGGGGAGGGCGACCTGTGGGTCGTGGACGCACACGCGGCGCACGAACGCGCCCTCTACGAGCACTTCACCCGCGCGCTGGGCTCGGCGCCGCCCGTCGAACTCCCCGAACCCGAGCTGCTGCACCTGACACCCGAGCAGGTCGCCCGGTTGCACGAGCGTGGGGCCGAGTTGCGCGCCTGGGGACTCGTGATCGAGGACTTCGGGGCGGGCCTGGCGCGGCTGCGGGCCCTCCCCGCCGTCCTCGCCGCGCTGCCCGTGCCCCGGCTGCACGAGGAGATCGTGGAGGCCGCGCTGGGCGAGAATCCCGATTCCCGCCGTCACGTCCTCGCCCGGCTCGCCTGCCTGCCCGCGCTCAAGGCCGGGATGCTCGACGGAAACAGGGGAGAGGTCGTGCTGGCCTCCCTGAGCATCTGCGAGCAGCCCTGGTCGTGCCCGCACGGTCGGCCCACCACCCTGCGCCTCAGCGAGCGCGACCTCGCCCACGCCTTCGGGCGGCGGGGGGTGCGGGACGTGGCGCGGGGGCGGGACACGGGGAACGGGCAGCGGGTGGGGCCGTTCAGGGAGTAG
- a CDS encoding cyclase family protein, translating into MIDISRQLTSGHPTWPGDPPFVVEPMAQIAGGDSVNTAQLHASTHTGTHVDAPWHYDDAGLRLEELGLEAYVGRCLVVTARGPLVGLEVLDGLPQGLPPRVLLHTGQPARWETFPEDFAALDPALIHELYRRGVQLIGTDSPSVDPLTSKTLDAHAACRETGILILEGLNLSHVPDGEYDLMCLPLPLSRVDGAPARAVLFPAGSLPEPPPVGG; encoded by the coding sequence ATGATCGACATCTCCAGGCAACTCACCTCCGGGCACCCCACCTGGCCGGGCGATCCCCCCTTCGTGGTCGAGCCGATGGCGCAGATCGCCGGGGGAGACAGCGTGAACACGGCCCAGCTCCACGCGAGCACCCACACCGGCACCCACGTGGACGCCCCCTGGCACTACGACGACGCGGGCCTGCGGCTGGAGGAACTCGGCCTGGAGGCGTACGTGGGCCGCTGCCTCGTCGTCACGGCGCGCGGGCCCCTCGTCGGCCTGGAGGTGCTGGACGGCCTGCCCCAGGGCCTCCCGCCCCGCGTGCTCCTCCACACCGGCCAGCCCGCCCGCTGGGAGACCTTCCCGGAGGACTTCGCCGCCCTCGACCCGGCCCTGATCCACGAGCTCTACCGCCGGGGCGTGCAGCTCATCGGCACCGACAGCCCCAGCGTGGACCCCCTGACGAGCAAGACGCTCGACGCCCACGCCGCCTGCCGCGAGACCGGCATCCTGATTCTTGAGGGCCTGAACCTCAGCCACGTACCTGACGGCGAGTACGACCTGATGTGCCTGCCGCTGCCACTCAGCCGGGTGGACGGCGCCCCGGCCCGCGCCGTCCTCTTCCCTGCCGGGAGCCTGCCCGAGCCCCCTCCGGTGGGTGGGTGA